One Bifidobacterium crudilactis genomic region harbors:
- a CDS encoding DUF4191 domain-containing protein: MADNADKAQSKKTKQSKGTLSQIKQIYSFTAKEDKALPGFLAIAFLGPVLIAVILGVVIKAGWFTWIMVVLTGIMCGLLLATITLTRRSDKVGYRRMEGRPGATGAVLNNITKGGFSFPQEPVWIDMKTKDAVWRGTGRSGVYLVGEGDFARVSKAMDREETKVHRITRGSAIPIHKISVGKGEQQVPLANLQKTVMRKKIKLTKLELEQLNDRLRTLQQQSGIGVPKGVDPTKVRVNRRAMRGR, from the coding sequence ATGGCAGACAACGCTGACAAGGCACAGTCCAAGAAAACAAAGCAATCCAAGGGCACGCTGTCCCAGATCAAGCAGATCTATTCGTTCACCGCGAAAGAAGACAAGGCTCTTCCGGGTTTTCTGGCCATCGCCTTTCTCGGGCCGGTGCTTATCGCCGTGATTCTGGGCGTGGTCATCAAGGCCGGATGGTTCACGTGGATTATGGTCGTACTGACAGGCATCATGTGCGGCCTGCTGCTGGCGACCATCACCCTGACCAGGCGTTCGGACAAAGTCGGATACCGACGCATGGAAGGTCGCCCCGGAGCCACCGGAGCAGTGCTGAACAACATCACCAAGGGCGGCTTCAGCTTCCCTCAGGAACCCGTGTGGATTGATATGAAGACCAAGGATGCCGTTTGGCGGGGCACCGGTCGTTCAGGTGTGTATCTCGTCGGTGAAGGCGATTTCGCCAGAGTCAGCAAGGCCATGGATCGGGAGGAGACCAAGGTCCACCGCATCACTCGCGGTTCTGCCATCCCGATTCATAAGATCAGCGTCGGCAAAGGCGAGCAGCAGGTGCCTCTGGCCAATCTGCAGAAAACGGTGATGCGCAAGAAAATCAAGCTCACCAAGCTCGAACTCGAACAACTCAACGACCGTCTTCGCACCCTGCAGCAGCAATCAGGCATCGGTGTGCCGAAGGGCGTCGACCCCACGAAGGTCCGCGTCAACCGTCGAGCCATGCGTGGACGCTGA
- the glnA gene encoding type I glutamate--ammonia ligase, whose amino-acid sequence MTELKTKADAEALINTEGVEYVSVRFTDLIGVQQHFTVPTNEFLDNAFDEGMPFDGSSVQGFQAINESDMKLVPDVSTAFIDPFRKHKTLNVAFSIVDPLTDEPYSRDPRQVAAKAEAYLKSTGIADTASFAPEAEFFIFDKVRYENSMSRSFYEVDSIEAPWNSGTDIEDDGTPNIGFKNRVKKGYFPVPPIDHNQDLRDDMVAKLQEVGLILERSHHEVGGAGQQEINYRFNTLQHAGDDLMKYKYVVHETAAIAGKAATFMPKPIAGDNGTGMHCHQSLWKDGKPLFYDERGYGGLSDIARWYIGGLIKHAPSVLAFTNPSMNSYHRLVPGFEAPVNLVYSARNRSAAIRIPLAGTSPAAKRIEFRAPDPSSNPFLAFSAQLMAGLDGILNHIEPPEPVDKDLYELPPEEHDQIAQVPGSLGEALKALEADHDFLTAGDVFTDDLIDTWIELKQGEIDEARLAPTPLEYELYFHI is encoded by the coding sequence GTGACTGAACTGAAAACAAAGGCCGACGCCGAGGCTCTTATCAATACGGAGGGCGTGGAATACGTCTCTGTCCGTTTTACTGACCTCATTGGTGTTCAGCAGCACTTCACGGTGCCGACAAATGAGTTCCTTGACAATGCGTTCGACGAAGGCATGCCTTTCGACGGGTCATCGGTCCAGGGCTTCCAGGCCATCAACGAATCCGATATGAAGCTCGTGCCCGATGTCAGCACTGCATTCATCGATCCTTTCCGTAAGCACAAGACCCTGAACGTGGCATTCTCCATCGTGGATCCTCTCACCGATGAGCCCTACTCACGCGATCCTCGTCAGGTGGCCGCCAAGGCCGAGGCGTACCTCAAGTCCACCGGCATCGCCGACACCGCATCCTTCGCACCAGAGGCCGAGTTCTTCATCTTCGACAAGGTCCGCTACGAGAACAGCATGAGCCGCTCCTTCTACGAAGTCGACTCCATCGAAGCCCCATGGAATTCGGGAACCGACATCGAAGACGACGGCACTCCGAACATCGGTTTCAAGAACCGTGTGAAGAAGGGGTATTTCCCCGTTCCGCCAATCGACCACAACCAGGATCTGCGCGATGACATGGTCGCGAAGCTCCAGGAGGTCGGCCTGATTCTTGAGCGTTCGCACCATGAGGTCGGCGGCGCCGGACAGCAGGAAATCAACTACCGCTTCAACACCCTGCAGCACGCGGGCGACGATCTGATGAAGTACAAGTACGTCGTTCACGAGACCGCGGCCATCGCAGGCAAAGCGGCGACCTTCATGCCGAAGCCAATCGCCGGAGACAACGGTACCGGCATGCACTGCCACCAGTCGCTGTGGAAAGACGGCAAGCCCCTCTTCTACGACGAGAGAGGATATGGCGGCCTTTCCGACATCGCCCGCTGGTACATCGGCGGTCTGATCAAGCATGCTCCCTCAGTTCTGGCCTTCACCAACCCCTCGATGAACTCCTACCATCGTCTGGTTCCCGGCTTCGAAGCTCCCGTCAACCTCGTCTACTCGGCCCGTAACCGTTCCGCCGCTATTCGTATCCCGCTCGCGGGTACCTCACCTGCAGCGAAGCGCATCGAGTTCCGCGCACCGGACCCAAGCTCGAACCCCTTCCTGGCCTTCTCCGCGCAGCTCATGGCCGGCCTTGACGGCATCCTCAACCACATCGAGCCACCGGAACCAGTCGACAAGGACCTCTACGAGCTTCCTCCCGAAGAGCATGACCAGATCGCTCAGGTCCCAGGTTCATTGGGTGAGGCTCTGAAGGCTCTCGAGGCAGACCACGACTTCCTGACCGCCGGCGACGTGTTCACCGACGATCTGATCGACA